The Sesamum indicum cultivar Zhongzhi No. 13 linkage group LG6, S_indicum_v1.0, whole genome shotgun sequence genome has a segment encoding these proteins:
- the LOC105163109 gene encoding 60S ribosomal protein L18-2-like, whose amino-acid sequence MGIDLVAGGKSKKTKRTAPKSNDIYLKLLVKLYRFLVRRTGSRFNAVVLKRLFMSRVNRPPLSLSRLISLMNGKEDKIAVLVGSVTDDMRVHEVPALKVTALRFTETARARIEKAGGECLTFDQLALRAPLGQNTVLLRGSRKAREAVKHFGPAPGVPHSHTKPYVRAKGRKFERARGRRNSKGFRV is encoded by the exons ATG GGTATTGATTTGGTCGCCGGAGGTAAGAGCAAGAAGACCAAGCGCACCGCCCCTAAATCCAATGATATTTACCTCAAACTCCTAGTCAAG TTGTACCGGTTTCTGGTGAGGAGAACTGGCAGCAGGTTCAATGCGGTGGTGCTCAAGAGGCTTTTCATGAGTAGGGTTAACAGGccccctctttctctctcccgTCTCATCAGCCTCATGAATGGCaag GAGGACAAGATTGCAGTGCTTGTTGGAAGTGTTACTGATGACATGCGTGTTCATGAAGTTCCTGCTCTGAAGGTCACTGCACTGAGGTTCACTGAGACAGCGAGGGCAAGAATTGAGAAGGCAGGTGGAGAATGTTTGACATTTGACCAGCTTGCTCTTAGGGCACCGCTCGGGCAGAACACG GTACTGTTGAGAGGTTCGCGAAAGGCTCGTGAGGCTGTGAAGCACTTTGGTCCAGCACCTGGTGTTCCACACAGCCACACCAAGCCTTATGTTCGTGCCAAGGGAAGGAAGTTTGAGCGTGctagaggaagaagaaatagCAAGGGCTTCAGGGTTTGA
- the LOC105163110 gene encoding uncharacterized protein LOC105163110, protein MGVRLSLTISTLIYLISTTFVLLCVSAHYNKASAYEALEQYNFPVGLLPRGATGYRLNPETGEFSAYLNGSCSFTLENSYELRYKPVIKGVISEGRLQKLSGVSVKVVLLWLNIVEVKRNNENLEFSVGFTSANFPVRNFKECPQCGCGLDCQKTWSSS, encoded by the coding sequence ATGGGTGTGCGTTTGAGTTTGACAATTAGTACTCTCATCTACCTCATCTCTACAACATTTGTACTACTCTGTGTTTCTGCCCATTACAACAAGGCTTCAGCTTATGAAGCTCTGGAGCAGTACAACTTCCCGGTGGGCCTTCTTCCCAGAGGCGCCACCGGCTATAGGCTGAACCCGGAAACGGGCGAGTTCTCGGCGTATCTCAACGGTTCCTGCAGCTTCACATTAGAGAACTCGTACGAACTGAGGTACAAGCCGGTGATCAAAGGGGTGATCTCGGAAGGCAGGCTGCAGAAGTTGAGCGGGGTGAGCGTCAAAGTGGTGCTGCTGTGGCTCAACATCGTGGAAGTTAAGCGGAACAATGAGAATCTTGAGTTCTCGGTGGGGTTTACGTCTGCCAATTTCCCTGTTCGTAACTTCAAAGAGTGCCCGCAGTGTGGGTGTGGTTTGGACTGTCAGAAAACTTGGTCTTCTTCTTGA
- the LOC105163111 gene encoding uncharacterized protein LOC105163111, translating into MSLLTHLTVLLVFIAASPPSTAAADSPTVYEALQSYGFPVGLLPVGVTSYKVDTATGKFSVHLNEACSFTIHGYDLKYKTTITGTISANKIKDLKGIQVKVLLFWVNIIEVTKDGDQLELSVGIASADFPVDNFYESPQCGCGFDCVNRGKRCGELTFKRLVPLFQL; encoded by the coding sequence ATGTCTTTGCTCACCCACCTCACTGTCTTACTCGTCTTTATCGCCGCTTCCCCCCCGTCGACAGCTGCCGCGGACTCGCCGACGGTGTACGAAGCTCTCCAGTCCTATGGTTTTCCCGTAGGCCTTCTGCCGGTGGGCGTCACCAGCTACAAAGTGGACACCGCCACTGGCAAATTCTCCGTCCATTTGAACGAAGCCTGCAGCTTCACCATTCACGGGTATGACCTCAAGTACAAGACCACAATCACCGGCACGATTTCCGCGAATAAAATCAAAGATCTGAAGGGTATTCAAGTCAAAGTGCTGCTCTTCTGGGTGAATATCATAGAGGTGACTAAGGACGGCGATCAGCTGGAACTCTCCGTCGGGATTGCGTCGGCTGATTTCCCGGTGGACAACTTTTACGAGAGTCCGCAATGTGGTTGTGGATTTGACTGTGTGAATAGGGGGAAAAGGTGTGGAGAACTTACCTTCAAAAGGCTTGTTCCTCTTTTTCAACTATGA